The genomic stretch ATACGATTTTTGATACAATACCGATCGGGATGATTATTTCGTCTAATACGTTTGTTACAATCTGTTTAAGTGAAAATCCAATTTTTGAAAGATTTATTTACCAAAAAGTAAAAGGCTTTTTTACTTTTAAAAAGACGAGATTTGCACTTCAACTGTTGCATACAACTTCAACCTATTATTTACGTTATCTTAAACAAATTAATCGCAAAACTAATGAAATTGAAGCTGAATTACATCAATCAACACGAAATCAAGAATTATTCACGATGCTGAACCTTGAAAAAAGTTTAGTTTATTTTACTACTTCACTGAAATCGAATAAAATCGTCATGCAAAAGATTCTTAAAGGCAATATTTTAAAAATGTATGAAGATGATGAAGATTTATTAGAAGATGTTATTATTGAAAATAAACAGGCAATAGAAATGGCAGAGGTTTATAGTAATATCCTAAGTGGGATGATGAACACATTTGCTTCAGTTATTTCAAATAATTTAAATATTGTAATGAAATTTTTAACTTCTATTACAATTATTTTATCCATTCCAACAATGGTTTCAAGTTTTTATGGAATGAACGTTGATAACATACCATTAGCAAAAATACCACATGCATTTCCAATCGTAATTGGTATTTCAGCGATATTGTCAACAACAATTGCATTAATATTTTGGAAAAAAAGGTACTTTTAACTCACAAAGCCGCCGGTCATTCGGAGGTTTTGTGAGTTTTCATTTTTAAAAGTACAATGGGAGAGAGAATATGATTACAAACATGAATTTTTACCATTCATTCTTACAAATGAATACTATATTTATTTCGATTGTAGTCGAAGCACTACCATTCATTTTAATCGGAGTATTTATTTCTGGGATTATTCAAATTTTTATTACTGAAGAAATGTTATATAAAATAATACCGAAGAATAGATATTTAGCAGTTTTAGTTGCTATTTTACTAGGATTTATTTTCCCAGGTTGTGAGTGTGGAATCGTACCAATCGTAAGTAGATTAATTAAAAAAGGCGTACCTCACTATGTAGCCGTAGCATTTATGTTAACAGGGCCGATTATTAATCCAATTGTACTTTTTGCTACATTTATTGCTTTTGGTAATAGTATTCAAATGGTTATTTATCGCGCTGGGGCTGCAATGATTGTTGCTTATATTATTGGGATCGTATTATCATATTTGAAAATTGATAATCCATTAAAAAATAATTTAGTGACAATTCCTGTAGACAATTCAGTACCGGTTAAAAAGAAATTATGGAGCGTTTGTGTACATGCTATTGAAGAATTTTTCTCGATGGGTAAATTCTTAATTTTAGGTGCTTTTATTGCCGCTTTTGTACAAACATTTATACCTACTGCTACTTTAATGCATATTGGTAATGGACAAGTAGCTAGTATTCTAGTAATGATGGCATTAGCGTTTATCTTATCACTATGCTCTGAAGCTGATGCATTTGTTGCATCTTCATTTCTAAGTACGTTTTCGTTAAACTCCATCGTCGCATTTATGGTTGTTGGTCCAATGATCGATATAAAAAATACATTAATGTTATTCCAACATTTCAAAAGTCGTTATGTATTAATTATTATTGGATTAGTAATTTCTTTAACATTTATCACTACACTATTAATTTAAAGGGAGAATCGATATGGCAAGAGCATATGTACTTTTAGGATTTACCTTCTTTTTAATGCAATTGCATATTAAGGGTACGATCTCAAAATATATTAATATGAAATACTCTTATTTATCTCTGACAGCTGGGATATTATTTGCTTTTTTAACGATAATACAAGTTATTCATGTTTTAAGGACTAGTCGTGATGAAGGTGAAAACCATGATCATGACCACGACCACAATCATAGTCATTCTCATGATCATCAATGTGATCATACTTGTGTGCATGGGCATGTTCATAAAGAAGCAAAAGGCTTTAAAAAGATGTTAAATGGATTAGTCTTTATTTTCCCATTATTTACAGGTATTTTCTTACCTGTTGCCACTTTAGATTCTACAATTGTTCATGCAAAAGGCTTCCATTTTCCTGTTTCTGAACCAGGAAATAATGATCCATTTATGGAAAGACAATATTTAAAACCTGATTTAAGTATTTATTATGGACAAGAAGGCTATCAACAATTAATTAAACAAGAATCAAAAGAATATATTAATAAACAAAGTATCGTTTTGAATGATTATGACTTTCTTAAAGGAATGGAAGTTTTATATGATGAGCCTGGAAAGTATTTAGGAAAACAACTAACTTATAAAGGTTTTATTTATCATGAAAAAAGCTTAAATAAAAATCAAGTTTTCTTATTTAGGTTTGGAATCATTCACTGTGTCGCTGATTCAGGTGTATATGGATTGCTTATTAACTTACCTGATAATCA from Arthrobacter citreus encodes the following:
- a CDS encoding magnesium transporter CorA family protein yields the protein MLNFYVSDAQGKLNQVDVIEKGCWINAINPTEQEIQYLVQKLDLDLDFIKDPLDDEERSRIEVEGEHTLIIVDIPIVAHDDNGHTIFDTIPIGMIISSNTFVTICLSENPIFERFIYQKVKGFFTFKKTRFALQLLHTTSTYYLRYLKQINRKTNEIEAELHQSTRNQELFTMLNLEKSLVYFTTSLKSNKIVMQKILKGNILKMYEDDEDLLEDVIIENKQAIEMAEVYSNILSGMMNTFASVISNNLNIVMKFLTSITIILSIPTMVSSFYGMNVDNIPLAKIPHAFPIVIGISAILSTTIALIFWKKRYF
- a CDS encoding permease is translated as MNFYHSFLQMNTIFISIVVEALPFILIGVFISGIIQIFITEEMLYKIIPKNRYLAVLVAILLGFIFPGCECGIVPIVSRLIKKGVPHYVAVAFMLTGPIINPIVLFATFIAFGNSIQMVIYRAGAAMIVAYIIGIVLSYLKIDNPLKNNLVTIPVDNSVPVKKKLWSVCVHAIEEFFSMGKFLILGAFIAAFVQTFIPTATLMHIGNGQVASILVMMALAFILSLCSEADAFVASSFLSTFSLNSIVAFMVVGPMIDIKNTLMLFQHFKSRYVLIIIGLVISLTFITTLLI
- a CDS encoding TIGR03943 family protein, with the protein product MARAYVLLGFTFFLMQLHIKGTISKYINMKYSYLSLTAGILFAFLTIIQVIHVLRTSRDEGENHDHDHDHNHSHSHDHQCDHTCVHGHVHKEAKGFKKMLNGLVFIFPLFTGIFLPVATLDSTIVHAKGFHFPVSEPGNNDPFMERQYLKPDLSIYYGQEGYQQLIKQESKEYINKQSIVLNDYDFLKGMEVLYDEPGKYLGKQLTYKGFIYHEKSLNKNQVFLFRFGIIHCVADSGVYGLLINLPDNQKFKNDQWIEVTGNIQQMYYQPFKVNIPYVEATKIKEIQPPKDEYVYRNK